The following are from one region of the Gloeocapsopsis sp. IPPAS B-1203 genome:
- a CDS encoding transposase, whose product MYDLPLTPRSSFFESLKGNRKGIKVKPPRFKKKDNRQTARFTKGGFSIKGEKIYLAKIGELKPIWSRVLPSEPSSVTVIKDCAGRYFLSFVVEIEPINTVAKNQSVGIDLGIKTFAAMSNGEKVQSPSYSTIDRKIRKLQRKLARSSKGSKRRNVTRSKIARLHNQIADTRKDFLHKLSSRVILENQIIVLEDLNVSGMVKNRRLARTISLQGWREFRTLCEAKSDKFGRSFQVISRWEPTSQICSDCGYRWGKLDLSVRSILCVNCNTKQDRDENASRNIEKGASAVLALCVEEQLAVGMGHRHDSKWAQRDGKTTPVAQPNEASRITAPLCR is encoded by the coding sequence ATCTACGATCTTCCCCTAACTCCTCGCTCCTCCTTTTTTGAGTCACTAAAAGGCAATAGAAAGGGCATTAAAGTTAAACCACCAAGATTCAAGAAAAAGGATAATCGTCAAACAGCACGATTTACAAAGGGTGGGTTTAGTATCAAAGGAGAGAAGATTTATTTAGCAAAGATTGGAGAACTTAAACCTATTTGGTCAAGAGTTTTACCGTCTGAGCCTAGCTCTGTAACAGTCATTAAAGACTGTGCAGGACGGTATTTTCTAAGCTTTGTTGTAGAGATTGAACCTATCAATACTGTTGCCAAGAACCAAAGCGTCGGTATCGATCTAGGTATCAAAACTTTTGCCGCAATGAGCAATGGGGAAAAAGTACAAAGTCCTAGCTACTCTACAATAGACCGCAAAATACGTAAACTGCAACGAAAACTAGCACGCTCCTCAAAGGGTTCTAAGCGTAGGAATGTAACTCGCTCGAAAATCGCCAGACTACATAACCAAATTGCTGATACCCGCAAGGACTTTCTACACAAACTGTCTTCTAGAGTAATTCTAGAAAATCAAATTATTGTGTTAGAAGACTTGAATGTATCTGGAATGGTTAAAAATCGACGATTGGCGCGGACGATTAGCTTGCAGGGATGGCGAGAGTTTAGGACTTTGTGCGAAGCGAAATCAGATAAGTTTGGTAGGTCTTTTCAAGTTATCTCAAGATGGGAACCTACAAGTCAAATCTGCTCGGATTGCGGGTATCGATGGGGCAAACTTGATTTATCTGTTCGTTCAATACTTTGCGTGAATTGCAACACCAAGCAAGATAGGGACGAAAACGCTTCCAGAAATATAGAAAAAGGAGCCAGTGCGGTCTTGGCGCTTTGCGTCGAGGAGCAACTGGCGGTCGGCATGGGGCATCGGCACGACTCTAAATGGGCGCAGAGGGATGGTAAGACTACTCCGGTAGCGCAACCCAATGAAGCGTCAAGAATCACCGCACCTTTATGTCGGTGA
- a CDS encoding DUF29 domain-containing protein, with product MVQAINSRNLYEQDLMAWYEDTIAKLKSGNFSNIDINRLIEEIEGLAGRDRREFKSRLRVLLAHLLKRIYVHSPDDYRGWEITVRQQRQQLLDLLEQSPSLRNYFAEIFTKCWNDAWTEVTEDYPQTEFPSEWIFSYEIDTLLNKKFW from the coding sequence ATGGTGCAAGCGATCAACTCACGCAATCTTTACGAGCAAGATCTCATGGCATGGTACGAAGATACGATCGCCAAACTCAAATCTGGAAACTTTAGCAATATTGATATCAATAGATTAATTGAGGAGATCGAAGGGTTGGCAGGACGCGATCGCCGTGAGTTCAAAAGCCGTTTAAGAGTATTACTCGCTCATTTGCTCAAGCGCATTTATGTTCACTCTCCTGATGACTATCGAGGTTGGGAAATCACGGTGCGACAGCAGCGCCAGCAACTTCTAGATCTGTTAGAACAATCCCCCAGCCTGCGAAACTATTTTGCCGAAATATTTACCAAATGCTGGAACGATGCATGGACAGAAGTAACAGAAGACTATCCTCAAACTGAGTTTCCTAGCGAATGGATATTCAGCTACGAAATTGACACGCTCCTTAACAAGAAATTTTGGTAG
- a CDS encoding SpoIID/LytB domain-containing protein has protein sequence MRFKFLSLLSVQGRFWGLATLFWIVLVAPANAAMEIRVAIQQGVNQLKVGSSTTATVRDYSSGKPLGQLAAMNAFYAQPDPAGISLAEVQSSAVWVEPSEKGYVFIGDRWYRGKTLLLPAQQGVTAVNYVDLEQYLYSVLGGEMNGNWHQEALKAQAVAARTYAVYKRENESNGIYDVVNTQSSQVYKGIASESPGTHAAVNATAGQILTHNNKAILAAFHACSGGHTENVEDVWSQPLPYLRGVAGYDDNVNACQWVKTVTGAELNQKITGIGTIQALTPVLSPYGSIKSMKFVGDRGTRELRGDALRTALGLRSTRFTITAEPLGLRFNGRGWGHGLGMSQWGAYNLAQQGVRYEQILSHYYRGASIAKLER, from the coding sequence CTGCAAATGCTGCTATGGAAATTAGAGTCGCAATTCAACAAGGTGTTAATCAACTGAAAGTTGGTAGTTCTACAACAGCGACAGTACGCGATTACAGTAGTGGCAAACCTTTAGGTCAACTTGCAGCAATGAATGCATTTTATGCTCAACCTGATCCTGCTGGAATTTCCTTGGCAGAAGTACAATCTTCGGCAGTGTGGGTTGAACCAAGTGAAAAGGGCTATGTTTTTATTGGCGATCGCTGGTATCGAGGAAAAACCTTGTTGCTGCCTGCACAACAAGGAGTCACTGCCGTTAACTATGTTGATTTAGAACAATATCTTTACAGCGTTCTCGGCGGAGAAATGAATGGTAATTGGCACCAAGAAGCCTTAAAAGCCCAAGCTGTTGCAGCGCGTACTTATGCCGTTTACAAGCGAGAAAATGAAAGCAACGGTATTTACGATGTCGTCAATACACAATCATCACAAGTTTATAAAGGTATTGCTAGCGAATCACCTGGTACTCATGCTGCGGTGAATGCTACCGCTGGACAAATTTTGACTCATAATAACAAAGCAATTCTTGCAGCGTTTCATGCGTGTTCTGGCGGTCATACAGAGAACGTTGAAGATGTGTGGTCGCAGCCATTACCATACTTGCGGGGAGTGGCTGGCTATGATGACAACGTTAATGCTTGTCAGTGGGTAAAGACAGTTACTGGAGCAGAGCTTAATCAAAAAATTACAGGAATCGGTACTATCCAAGCTTTAACTCCCGTTTTAAGTCCTTATGGTAGTATCAAAAGCATGAAATTTGTAGGCGATCGCGGTACGCGAGAATTGCGAGGAGATGCTTTACGAACTGCACTCGGTTTAAGAAGTACGCGCTTTACCATCACTGCCGAACCTTTGGGTTTACGCTTTAATGGTCGTGGTTGGGGTCATGGCTTAGGTATGAGTCAATGGGGAGCTTATAATTTAGCGCAACAGGGAGTAAGATACGAGCAAATTCTGTCGCACTACTATCGCGGTGCTAGCATAGCTAAGCTGGAACGTTAA
- the tmk gene encoding dTMP kinase → MKGRLIVFEGVEGCGKTTQLQRSYQWLKPSLPVIVTREPGGTHLGSDLRQLLLNIPEQPIYNSTELLLYAADRAQHVEELLKPELGNGTMILCDRYVDSTMAYQGYGRGLSRSLIEQLNNIATGGLESDLTIWLDIDVAVSLARKQQGASGGDRIEQEKIDFHRRVQQGYTELAQANPQRIVRIDASYSEAEVQEQIQQILLQRFPEIRSQSL, encoded by the coding sequence ATGAAGGGTAGATTAATTGTATTTGAAGGCGTGGAAGGTTGTGGCAAAACAACACAGTTACAGCGATCGTATCAGTGGCTAAAGCCGTCTTTACCCGTTATTGTTACCCGTGAACCAGGAGGAACTCATTTAGGTTCGGATCTGCGTCAGTTGTTGTTGAACATACCCGAACAGCCGATTTATAACTCTACTGAGTTATTATTGTATGCAGCAGATCGCGCCCAGCATGTAGAAGAGTTACTGAAACCAGAACTAGGAAACGGGACAATGATTTTATGCGATCGCTATGTTGATTCTACGATGGCTTATCAAGGTTATGGTCGAGGTCTCAGTCGGAGTTTAATTGAACAGTTAAATAATATTGCGACTGGTGGGCTAGAAAGCGATTTAACTATCTGGTTAGATATTGATGTCGCTGTAAGTCTAGCAAGAAAACAGCAAGGTGCAAGCGGCGGCGATCGCATTGAGCAAGAAAAAATAGACTTTCATCGTCGCGTCCAACAAGGCTACACAGAATTAGCTCAAGCAAACCCACAGCGCATTGTCAGAATCGATGCAAGTTATAGTGAAGCCGAAGTTCAAGAACAAATTCAGCAAATCTTACTGCAACGCTTTCCCGAAATCAGAAGTCAGAGTTTATAA
- a CDS encoding FHA domain-containing protein encodes MALQLNQNHILIVEDDQGRKEFSLDAPVYSIGRDARCDIRLFSQFVSRRHATLVRLPREDGSFYYRIIDGDSKGKPSANGLLINGRKIPAHDLKNEDEIVFGPQVRAIYYLLSKDTMPSGPLDEYDVTLIGPNMMPEFED; translated from the coding sequence ATGGCTTTACAACTTAATCAGAACCATATACTGATTGTTGAAGACGATCAGGGACGTAAAGAATTTAGTCTAGACGCTCCTGTGTATTCTATTGGTAGAGATGCCCGCTGCGATATCCGCTTGTTTTCGCAGTTTGTTTCTCGGCGTCATGCTACCTTGGTAAGGTTGCCACGCGAAGATGGCAGCTTTTACTATCGTATTATTGATGGCGATTCTAAGGGGAAACCTAGTGCTAATGGATTGCTGATTAATGGTCGTAAAATTCCCGCCCACGACCTAAAAAATGAAGATGAGATCGTTTTTGGTCCTCAAGTTCGAGCGATTTATTACTTGTTGAGTAAAGATACTATGCCTTCTGGACCTTTAGATGAGTATGATGTCACTCTTATTGGTCCAAATATGATGCCTGAATTTGAAGACTAG
- the holB gene encoding DNA polymerase III subunit delta', with translation MSPFFTSVIGQAPAIEFLTQAVNRQRIAPAYLFVGPPGVGRSLTAHCFIAQIFCTNVAPDKQQQIKQRLQLGNHPDVLWVQPTYLHQGQRLTALEAAAAGVKRKAPPIIRTEQIREISQFLSRFPLEAPRNIVVIEQAETMAEAAANALLKTLEEPGLATIILIAPAVESLLPTLVSRCQRIPFYRLDRDQMARVLQQTGHEEILQTSPVVLAIAQGSPGEAIAGTQQLQTIPTELLKAVAYPPQSLHSALELARQIDKTLDTEAQLWLLDYLQYCYWQQFLAGELQNLPLSPLEQAKKYLSSYVQPRLVWEVTLLEISQLQPKQISIN, from the coding sequence GTGTCTCCTTTTTTCACATCCGTTATTGGACAAGCGCCAGCAATTGAGTTTCTGACACAAGCAGTCAACCGCCAGCGAATTGCTCCAGCTTATTTATTTGTTGGTCCACCAGGGGTAGGACGTAGCTTAACAGCACACTGCTTTATCGCGCAAATATTCTGTACAAATGTTGCACCAGACAAGCAGCAGCAAATCAAACAACGCTTGCAATTAGGAAATCACCCAGATGTATTGTGGGTACAACCTACTTATTTACATCAAGGACAGCGACTTACAGCATTAGAAGCCGCAGCTGCTGGAGTTAAGCGTAAAGCCCCTCCTATTATCCGTACCGAGCAAATTCGCGAAATATCGCAGTTTCTCAGTCGTTTTCCCCTAGAAGCGCCGAGAAATATTGTTGTGATTGAACAAGCAGAAACAATGGCAGAAGCTGCGGCAAATGCTTTGCTCAAAACATTAGAAGAACCAGGGTTAGCAACAATTATTTTAATCGCGCCTGCAGTAGAATCTTTACTACCAACCTTGGTATCTCGGTGTCAGCGAATTCCTTTTTATCGCCTCGATCGAGATCAGATGGCACGAGTTTTGCAGCAAACTGGTCATGAAGAGATTTTACAGACATCGCCGGTTGTATTAGCCATCGCCCAAGGAAGTCCAGGAGAAGCGATCGCCGGAACTCAGCAACTTCAAACAATTCCTACTGAATTACTTAAAGCTGTTGCTTATCCTCCACAATCCCTACACAGCGCCTTAGAATTAGCAAGACAAATTGATAAAACTTTAGATACAGAAGCTCAACTGTGGTTGTTAGATTACTTACAATACTGTTATTGGCAGCAGTTTTTAGCAGGAGAACTTCAAAACTTACCTTTATCACCTTTAGAACAAGCCAAGAAATACTTAAGCTCTTATGTACAACCCCGATTAGTTTGGGAAGTTACGTTACTCGAAATAAGTCAATTACAACCAAAACAGATTAGTATTAATTAA